The Rhodococcus triatomae genome includes a window with the following:
- a CDS encoding HAD-IC family P-type ATPase, translating to MTNDQVGAETGVVTGVDTDAAHLARGLTADQVAERVAQGKTNDVPDRASRSVRDIVRGNVFTRINAILGVLLLIVLATGSIIDGMFGLLIVANSGIGIIQEVRAKRTLDKLAIVSQSKPLVRRDGSAVEMAPREVVLDDIIELGAGDQIVVDGIVTSASNLDVDESLLTGEADPVHKAVGAQVLSGSFVSSGSGTYRATKVGRDAYAAKLAAEASKFTLVHSELRSGIDKILKFITYLMIPAGLLIIYNQLFSSGQALGPALNGMVAALVPMVPEGLVLMTSIAFAVGVVRLGRRQCLVQELPAIEGLARVDVVCADKTGTLTENGMRLSELQLAADVDGQADAVRAALAALAADDPRPNASVLAIKEAFPDDPGWGEPTAVAPFSSAKKWSGQSYGSRGNWVLGAPDVLLAPGSTMADRAEELGAQGLRVLLLGSAERPVDSPEGPGDITPRALVVLEQRVRTDAKDTLEYFASQHVVVKVISGDNAVSVGAVASSLGLPGADHPVDARELPSEPEKLADAVESGSTFGRVRPDQKRAMVGALQSRGHTVAMTGDGVNDVLALKDADIGVSMGSGSPATRAVAQIVLLDNKFATLPYVVGEGRRVIGNIERVSNLFLTKTVYSVLLAFLVGFSGVLSTMFDFEPLPYPFLPRHVTIAAWFTIGIPAFLLSLAPNNERARSGFVPRVMRLAIPSGVIIGVATFVSYVLVYAGPDQTETQKVQAGTTALITLIMIAVWVLAVVARPYQWWKVVLIAGSIAGYLVLFSVPFTREFFKLDPSNVAATTTAVVCGLVGVVLVEVGWWVTGRIHGEHRRLFATPDDLPGEHPGR from the coding sequence ATGACGAACGATCAGGTGGGGGCCGAAACCGGTGTGGTCACCGGGGTCGACACCGACGCGGCGCACCTCGCTCGTGGACTGACCGCCGACCAGGTCGCCGAGCGTGTGGCCCAGGGCAAGACCAACGACGTCCCCGACCGGGCCAGCCGCTCGGTCCGCGACATCGTCCGCGGAAACGTGTTCACCAGGATCAACGCGATCCTCGGCGTCCTGTTGCTCATCGTGCTGGCGACCGGATCGATCATCGACGGCATGTTCGGTCTGCTGATCGTCGCGAACAGTGGCATCGGCATCATCCAGGAAGTCCGGGCGAAACGGACCCTGGACAAGCTGGCGATCGTCAGCCAGTCCAAGCCGCTCGTGCGCCGGGACGGCAGTGCCGTCGAGATGGCGCCCCGCGAGGTGGTCCTCGACGACATCATCGAACTCGGCGCGGGAGACCAGATCGTCGTCGACGGCATCGTCACCTCGGCGTCGAATCTGGACGTGGACGAGTCGCTGCTCACCGGCGAGGCGGACCCGGTGCACAAGGCGGTGGGCGCGCAGGTGCTCTCCGGCAGCTTCGTGTCCTCGGGAAGCGGGACCTACCGGGCGACGAAGGTGGGCCGCGACGCGTACGCCGCCAAGCTCGCGGCGGAGGCCAGCAAGTTCACCCTGGTCCATTCGGAGCTGCGCAGCGGGATCGACAAGATCCTCAAGTTCATCACCTATCTGATGATCCCGGCGGGCCTGCTCATCATCTACAACCAGCTGTTCTCGAGCGGCCAGGCCCTCGGGCCCGCCCTCAACGGCATGGTCGCCGCACTGGTGCCCATGGTGCCGGAAGGACTCGTGCTGATGACGTCGATCGCCTTCGCGGTCGGGGTGGTCCGCCTGGGTCGCCGCCAGTGCCTGGTCCAGGAGTTGCCGGCGATCGAGGGTCTCGCCCGCGTGGACGTCGTCTGTGCGGACAAGACAGGCACTCTCACCGAGAACGGGATGCGGCTGTCGGAGCTGCAACTGGCCGCCGACGTGGACGGACAGGCGGACGCGGTGCGGGCGGCGTTGGCCGCGCTCGCCGCCGACGACCCCCGGCCCAATGCCAGCGTCCTCGCGATCAAGGAGGCGTTCCCGGACGATCCGGGCTGGGGTGAACCCACGGCCGTCGCGCCGTTCTCCTCCGCGAAGAAGTGGAGCGGGCAGTCCTACGGCAGCCGCGGCAACTGGGTGCTCGGGGCGCCCGACGTCCTGCTCGCGCCGGGCAGCACGATGGCCGACCGCGCCGAGGAACTCGGCGCCCAGGGGTTGCGGGTGCTGTTGCTCGGAAGCGCCGAGCGTCCGGTGGATTCCCCGGAAGGGCCGGGCGACATCACACCTCGGGCATTGGTCGTCCTCGAACAGCGGGTGCGTACGGACGCCAAGGACACGCTCGAGTACTTCGCGAGTCAGCACGTCGTCGTCAAGGTCATCTCCGGCGACAACGCGGTGTCGGTGGGCGCGGTGGCGTCCTCGCTGGGTCTGCCCGGAGCCGACCACCCCGTCGATGCGCGGGAACTGCCGTCCGAACCGGAGAAGCTCGCGGACGCCGTCGAATCCGGGAGCACGTTCGGCCGGGTCCGGCCGGACCAGAAGCGCGCCATGGTCGGCGCCCTCCAGTCCCGCGGGCACACCGTCGCCATGACGGGCGACGGCGTCAACGACGTGCTCGCCCTCAAGGACGCCGACATCGGTGTCTCGATGGGATCCGGCAGCCCCGCCACCCGGGCGGTGGCTCAGATCGTCCTGCTGGACAACAAGTTCGCCACCCTCCCGTACGTCGTCGGCGAGGGCCGCCGGGTGATCGGCAACATCGAACGGGTCTCGAACCTGTTCCTCACCAAGACGGTCTACTCGGTGCTGCTGGCCTTCCTGGTCGGGTTCTCCGGGGTGCTCTCGACGATGTTCGACTTCGAGCCGTTGCCGTACCCGTTCCTGCCGCGGCACGTCACGATCGCCGCCTGGTTCACCATCGGGATCCCCGCGTTCCTGCTGTCCCTGGCCCCGAACAACGAACGCGCCCGGTCCGGATTCGTTCCGCGTGTGATGCGCCTGGCGATCCCGTCCGGCGTCATCATCGGCGTGGCCACGTTCGTCTCGTACGTCCTGGTGTACGCCGGGCCGGACCAGACCGAGACGCAGAAGGTCCAGGCCGGCACCACCGCGCTGATCACGCTCATCATGATCGCGGTCTGGGTCCTCGCCGTGGTGGCCCGCCCGTATCAGTGGTGGAAGGTCGTGCTCATCGCGGGCTCGATCGCCGGCTACCTCGTGCTCTTCTCCGTGCCGTTCACCCGCGAGTTCTTCAAGCTCGACCCCTCGAACGTCGCGGCGACCACGACGGCCGTCGTCTGCGGTCTGGTGGGTGTGGTCCTCGTCGAGGTCGGCTGGTGGGTGACCGGTCGTATCCACGGCGAGCACCGTCGGCTGTTCGCGACCCCCGACGACCTCCCGGGCGAGCACCCCGGGCGCTGA
- a CDS encoding MBL fold metallo-hydrolase has translation MNPKRIALTALAAATGAWLTRAAWGVPGQIGASRSRIQPYAGASPTYRDYRFHNSEPSGEIPAGASAGIAKSFVTRGSVGRPRKPIPLATPIAPAEAGALAVTWYGHSSVLVEVDGYRVLADPVWSDRVSPSASIGPARLHPIPVALGNLPAVDAIVISHDHYDHLDKATVQQLASRQSAPFVVPIGIGAHLRRWRVPEDRIVELDWDESVTLGGLVLTCTEARHFSGRGLVRNPTQWASWVIAGPERRVFFGGDSGYTPRFARLGESYGPFDLTLLPVGAYDDRWRDIHMNPEEAVRTHADLNGGDGTHGRLVPVHWATFNLAFHPWSEPIVRLTTAAGQVGTEVSVPVPGQRIDVTRPATHSTWWQHLS, from the coding sequence GTGAATCCCAAGCGCATCGCTCTCACCGCACTGGCGGCAGCAACCGGAGCCTGGCTGACCCGGGCGGCATGGGGTGTGCCGGGGCAGATCGGTGCGTCCCGGTCCAGGATCCAGCCCTATGCCGGTGCCTCGCCGACATATCGCGACTACCGATTCCACAACTCGGAGCCCTCGGGGGAGATCCCCGCAGGTGCGTCGGCGGGAATCGCGAAGTCCTTCGTCACCCGTGGCTCGGTGGGGCGCCCGCGCAAGCCGATCCCGCTCGCCACTCCCATCGCCCCCGCGGAGGCCGGTGCCCTCGCGGTCACCTGGTACGGGCACTCGAGCGTTCTGGTCGAGGTGGACGGGTACCGGGTCCTCGCGGATCCGGTGTGGAGTGACCGGGTCTCGCCGTCGGCGTCGATCGGCCCGGCCCGGCTGCATCCGATCCCGGTGGCGTTGGGGAACCTGCCCGCCGTCGACGCGATCGTGATCTCGCACGACCACTACGACCACCTGGACAAGGCGACCGTCCAGCAACTGGCGTCCCGGCAGTCGGCGCCGTTCGTGGTTCCGATCGGGATCGGTGCGCACCTGCGTCGCTGGCGTGTTCCCGAGGACCGCATCGTCGAACTCGACTGGGACGAGTCGGTCACGCTCGGCGGGCTCGTCCTCACCTGTACCGAGGCCAGGCACTTCTCCGGACGTGGCCTCGTCAGGAACCCCACCCAGTGGGCGTCCTGGGTCATCGCCGGTCCGGAGCGCCGGGTGTTCTTCGGCGGAGACAGCGGGTACACCCCGCGTTTCGCCCGGCTGGGGGAGTCCTACGGCCCGTTCGATCTCACGCTCCTGCCCGTGGGGGCCTACGACGACCGGTGGCGCGACATCCACATGAACCCGGAGGAGGCCGTGCGCACGCACGCCGATCTCAACGGAGGTGACGGCACACACGGCAGGCTCGTCCCGGTGCACTGGGCCACGTTCAATCTCGCGTTCCACCCGTGGTCCGAGCCCATCGTGCGGCTCACGACGGCGGCCGGGCAGGTCGGCACCGAGGTGTCGGTCCCGGTGCCGGGGCAGCGGATCGACGTGACGAGACCAGCCACACACTCGACGTGGTGGCAGCATCTGTCCTGA
- a CDS encoding enoyl-CoA hydratase: protein MIGTSREGDVITLELQREERRNALNTELCQALQDAVTEAVAEGARALVLTGRGPVFCAGADLSGSVYAEGFTDALVDMLRTVESAPVPVIAAVNGPAIGAGCQLATAADLRVVAPTATFSIPAARLGLSVDRWTIHRLSSLIGGGPARTLLLAAEQVDADAAFALGLANRLGDVAAAHDWARKIARLAPLSLQHMKLVFNDDGAHAESPAAELAALEAAWRSEDAKEARAARSEKRHPEFRGR from the coding sequence ATGATCGGGACGAGCCGCGAAGGCGACGTGATCACCCTCGAACTGCAGCGCGAGGAGCGGCGCAACGCGCTGAACACCGAACTCTGCCAGGCATTGCAGGACGCCGTCACCGAGGCCGTGGCCGAGGGCGCCCGTGCTCTCGTGCTCACGGGGCGGGGCCCGGTGTTCTGCGCCGGGGCCGACCTGTCCGGCAGCGTCTACGCCGAGGGCTTCACCGACGCACTCGTCGACATGCTGCGCACGGTCGAATCCGCGCCGGTGCCGGTGATCGCGGCGGTCAACGGCCCCGCCATCGGTGCCGGGTGCCAGCTGGCGACGGCCGCGGACCTGCGGGTCGTCGCTCCGACGGCGACCTTCTCCATCCCTGCTGCCCGGCTCGGGCTGTCCGTCGACCGCTGGACCATCCACCGCCTCTCCTCGCTCATCGGCGGCGGCCCGGCTCGTACCCTGCTGCTGGCGGCCGAGCAGGTGGACGCGGACGCGGCGTTCGCCCTCGGCCTCGCGAACCGGCTCGGTGACGTGGCCGCAGCGCACGACTGGGCCCGCAAGATCGCCCGGCTCGCGCCGCTGTCCCTGCAGCACATGAAGTTGGTCTTCAACGACGACGGGGCTCACGCCGAGTCGCCTGCCGCCGAACTCGCCGCGCTCGAGGCGGCATGGCGCAGCGAGGATGCGAAGGAGGCCCGCGCCGCGCGGAGCGAGAAGCGCCACCCCGAGTTCCGGGGACGGTAG
- a CDS encoding NAD(P)-binding domain-containing protein — protein MEVMTSETVDVDIAVIGAGQAGLSSAYHLRRLGVEPERSFVVLDHAPGPGGAWQFRWPSLTLSTVNAVHDLPGLSFADTVAAAQPSLASGSASGSVLASTAVPHYYRVYEEKFGLPVHRPAHVRVVCDRGDRLHVETDDAVFAARGLINATGTWERPFIPHYPGAETFLGRQLHTRDYRSADEFAGAHVLVVGGGISAVQLLDEISHVTDTTWVTRREPHFSEEPFTSDHGRAAVALVEDRVRRGLPPGSVVSVTGLPVTPAIRAARARGVLDRHPMFREITPHGVRWPDGAEKAVDVILWNTGFRSSLDHLAPLRLRGPGGGITMTGRLATQVSSDPRIHLVGYGPSASTIGANRAGQAAARELTRYLDPGPERAARVL, from the coding sequence ATGGAGGTTATGACATCGGAGACCGTGGACGTCGACATCGCCGTGATCGGCGCGGGTCAGGCCGGACTCTCCTCGGCGTACCACCTCCGCCGGCTCGGTGTGGAGCCGGAGCGGTCGTTCGTCGTCCTCGACCATGCGCCCGGACCCGGAGGCGCGTGGCAGTTCCGTTGGCCGTCACTGACTCTGAGCACCGTCAACGCCGTGCACGATCTTCCCGGTCTGAGTTTCGCGGACACCGTGGCTGCGGCGCAGCCGTCCCTGGCATCCGGGAGTGCGTCCGGGAGCGTGCTCGCCTCGACCGCGGTTCCGCACTACTACCGTGTCTACGAGGAGAAGTTCGGGCTGCCGGTGCACCGTCCGGCGCACGTGCGGGTGGTCTGCGATCGCGGCGACCGCCTGCACGTGGAGACCGACGACGCCGTGTTCGCCGCGAGAGGGCTGATCAACGCGACCGGGACGTGGGAGCGTCCGTTCATTCCGCACTATCCCGGCGCCGAGACGTTCCTGGGCAGGCAGCTGCACACCAGGGACTATCGCAGTGCGGACGAGTTCGCCGGGGCGCACGTCCTCGTCGTCGGGGGCGGAATATCGGCGGTGCAACTTCTGGACGAGATCTCGCACGTCACCGACACGACGTGGGTCACCCGCCGGGAGCCCCACTTCAGTGAGGAACCGTTCACCTCCGACCACGGCCGCGCCGCGGTCGCCCTCGTCGAGGACCGGGTCCGTCGCGGGCTGCCCCCGGGCTCGGTGGTGTCGGTGACGGGCCTGCCGGTCACACCGGCGATCCGCGCCGCCCGCGCTCGCGGCGTCCTCGACCGGCACCCGATGTTCCGGGAGATCACCCCGCACGGCGTGCGCTGGCCGGACGGCGCCGAGAAGGCCGTGGACGTCATCCTCTGGAACACCGGATTCCGCAGTTCGCTCGATCATCTGGCGCCGCTGCGCCTGCGTGGCCCCGGCGGCGGGATCACGATGACCGGCCGACTCGCGACGCAGGTGTCCTCCGACCCGCGCATCCACCTCGTCGGGTACGGCCCGTCCGCCTCGACGATCGGCGCGAACCGGGCCGGGCAGGCAGCTGCCCGCGAGTTGACGCGGTACCTCGACCCGGGACCTGAGCGGGCGGCACGCGTACTCTGA
- a CDS encoding BTAD domain-containing putative transcriptional regulator, translating to MVRFRVLGGLEARGEDDRPISLGGPRQRAVVAVLLGARGETVPTDRLVEDVWDGAPPPRALGALQAYVSNLRRALEPDRPPRAPATTLTTRPGGYAIDLPDRAVDAWEFEDLARRAATVTELQGALALWRGPAYPEFAASSWAIPETARLDEVHVALRERLAAGYLSAATADRAVLLAQELTREHPLREEGWRLLALALHATGRRAEALARIRTARALFAEELGLDPGPALSAVESRILDGTLAGDGSPTPARAVASRGAAVFVGRDAELETLMRAADEPGALAVIGGEAGSGKSALLDRFRSRLDDAGRLTAVGRCPEFDGAPSAWAWVEILREIRHTVAPGSAAASLAPLLELGGAPPPGVPAADASVGRFLLHHAVGDYLETALSHRPTALILDDLHRADAETLALLTHVAERRLPLLVAVAYRADEPGSRIETALADLARFSPTRVRLGGLDVDSAATLIRRVAGRATDPATVAALTERTGGNPFYLQESARLLAAEGELVATSEVPDGVRDVLRRRIAQLPEASASVLRLASVVGREVPVDLLTAASDLDENAVLDAVEDGLGARLVTEPEPGIVRFGHALVRETLYSDLSRLRRHRWHERVAAAIEHLDPTDSSALAHHYSACLSPDTARKALVHNISAAEQAARRFAHDGAIDFLERALTATEHLPDDDTPPPDQLVDLLTELSRTQLSAGMSSAGMLTRARALAVADRHDRRDLAARILAFVDTPTPWVNRRYGAVDRDTVAVAESLLDEDLDAPLRCRLLITLVHELGGEDATRTLAAARTAELLARDIGDPELLGLTLNALHCGTGSFRSLVTGDDIADEVLRIGEDHGLPVFTMLGHSLHAWQCAAAADLAAAEWHATRQSELADRYRWHQARGTAAMFRGLLAHMRGDLAGAEEHYLRGHELMDRAGLDADSILALATLTMWLTQGREGEFELVADTVDSDAPDVVTDLLALAQAANGRIDVARRTREAVLPVRRDFFHGLMLALRGIVVARVGSGAEAEAVYTELSARSGQVGGADTGAYAIGPVDTVLADLAEVAGRPGDAARHRTLAYEVARRCGCPQWIEAAERRLHQHS from the coding sequence ATGGTGCGTTTTCGAGTGCTCGGGGGTCTCGAGGCACGAGGTGAGGACGACCGCCCGATCTCGCTCGGTGGCCCCCGCCAGCGAGCAGTCGTGGCGGTGCTGCTGGGTGCACGCGGCGAGACGGTCCCCACCGACCGGCTCGTGGAGGACGTGTGGGACGGCGCGCCACCGCCTCGTGCGCTCGGCGCCCTGCAGGCGTACGTGTCGAACCTGCGTCGCGCCCTGGAACCGGACCGTCCGCCGCGCGCACCGGCGACGACGTTGACCACCCGCCCGGGCGGCTACGCGATCGATCTTCCCGACCGGGCGGTCGACGCCTGGGAGTTCGAGGATCTCGCCCGCCGCGCCGCCACCGTCACCGAACTCCAGGGCGCCCTCGCCCTGTGGCGCGGTCCCGCCTATCCCGAGTTCGCGGCCTCCTCCTGGGCGATACCGGAGACGGCACGGCTGGACGAGGTGCACGTCGCTCTTCGCGAAAGACTCGCCGCCGGATACCTTTCCGCGGCCACCGCCGATCGGGCGGTGCTGCTGGCGCAGGAGTTGACGCGAGAGCACCCACTGCGTGAGGAGGGATGGCGTCTGCTCGCCCTGGCCTTGCATGCCACCGGGCGACGGGCCGAGGCTCTCGCCCGGATCCGCACCGCCCGCGCACTCTTCGCCGAGGAACTCGGGCTCGATCCGGGGCCGGCCCTGTCCGCCGTGGAGTCCCGGATACTCGACGGGACCCTCGCCGGCGACGGTTCCCCCACCCCGGCTCGGGCCGTGGCGAGCCGGGGTGCAGCGGTGTTCGTCGGCCGTGACGCCGAGCTGGAGACGCTGATGCGGGCGGCGGACGAGCCGGGGGCACTGGCAGTGATCGGCGGTGAGGCAGGCTCGGGCAAGAGTGCCCTGCTCGACCGCTTCCGATCCCGCCTCGACGACGCGGGCCGGCTCACCGCGGTGGGGCGGTGCCCCGAGTTCGACGGAGCGCCCTCGGCCTGGGCATGGGTGGAGATCCTGCGCGAGATCCGCCACACGGTGGCCCCGGGGTCCGCGGCCGCATCCCTCGCGCCGCTCCTCGAGCTCGGCGGTGCACCGCCACCCGGCGTGCCGGCGGCCGACGCTTCCGTCGGGCGTTTCCTGCTGCACCACGCCGTCGGCGACTACCTCGAGACAGCACTGTCCCACCGGCCGACCGCACTGATCCTCGACGACCTGCACCGCGCGGACGCCGAGACACTCGCACTGCTCACCCATGTCGCCGAACGACGGCTGCCGCTCCTCGTGGCCGTCGCCTACCGTGCGGACGAACCGGGCTCACGGATCGAGACGGCACTCGCGGACCTCGCCCGCTTCTCCCCGACCCGCGTTCGGCTGGGTGGTCTGGACGTCGATTCGGCAGCCACACTGATCCGGCGCGTCGCGGGCCGGGCGACCGATCCGGCGACGGTCGCGGCACTGACCGAACGCACCGGGGGTAACCCGTTCTACCTGCAGGAGAGCGCCCGCCTCCTGGCCGCGGAGGGCGAACTGGTCGCCACCTCGGAGGTACCGGACGGGGTCCGGGACGTCCTACGGCGGCGGATCGCCCAGCTTCCCGAGGCATCCGCCTCGGTGCTGCGGCTCGCCTCCGTCGTCGGACGGGAGGTGCCGGTCGATCTCCTCACCGCCGCATCGGATCTCGACGAGAACGCGGTGCTGGATGCCGTCGAGGACGGACTGGGCGCGCGATTGGTGACCGAACCCGAGCCCGGCATCGTGCGGTTCGGCCATGCCCTCGTCCGCGAGACCCTCTACAGCGATCTGAGCCGACTGCGCAGGCACCGATGGCACGAGCGGGTCGCGGCCGCGATCGAGCACCTCGATCCCACCGACAGCTCCGCTCTGGCCCACCACTATTCGGCGTGCCTGTCCCCGGACACTGCACGAAAGGCACTCGTGCACAATATCTCTGCCGCCGAACAGGCCGCTCGGCGGTTCGCGCACGACGGAGCGATCGACTTCCTCGAACGAGCACTGACCGCCACCGAACACCTCCCCGACGACGACACGCCACCCCCGGACCAACTCGTAGACCTGCTCACCGAGCTGAGCCGCACCCAGTTGTCCGCGGGCATGAGCTCTGCCGGGATGCTCACCCGCGCACGTGCTCTCGCGGTCGCCGATCGTCACGACCGCCGGGACCTCGCTGCCCGGATCCTGGCCTTCGTCGACACCCCCACCCCCTGGGTCAACCGGCGGTACGGCGCCGTCGACCGGGACACCGTCGCGGTCGCCGAATCCCTCCTCGACGAGGATCTCGACGCCCCGCTCCGGTGCCGGCTGCTGATCACGCTGGTCCACGAGCTCGGCGGCGAGGACGCCACACGCACCCTCGCGGCGGCACGCACCGCCGAGCTCCTCGCACGGGACATCGGCGACCCCGAGCTCCTGGGCCTCACCCTCAACGCACTCCACTGCGGCACAGGATCGTTCCGGAGCCTCGTCACCGGCGACGACATCGCGGACGAAGTACTGCGCATCGGCGAGGACCACGGCCTCCCGGTGTTCACGATGCTCGGGCACAGTCTGCACGCCTGGCAGTGCGCCGCGGCGGCCGACCTCGCCGCCGCGGAGTGGCACGCCACCCGCCAGTCGGAGCTCGCCGACCGATACCGGTGGCACCAGGCGAGGGGCACCGCCGCGATGTTCCGCGGGCTGCTCGCCCACATGAGGGGTGATCTCGCCGGGGCCGAGGAACACTACCTGCGTGGGCACGAGCTCATGGACCGGGCGGGACTGGACGCGGACAGCATCCTGGCGCTGGCCACCCTGACGATGTGGTTGACACAGGGCCGCGAGGGCGAATTCGAACTCGTCGCGGACACCGTCGACAGCGATGCGCCCGACGTCGTCACCGACCTGCTGGCTCTCGCACAGGCCGCGAACGGACGGATCGACGTGGCACGCCGCACCCGCGAGGCCGTGCTGCCCGTCCGCCGTGACTTCTTCCACGGACTGATGCTCGCGCTGCGGGGCATCGTCGTCGCGCGCGTCGGCTCGGGAGCCGAAGCGGAGGCCGTCTACACCGAGCTGTCGGCCCGCTCCGGCCAGGTGGGTGGCGCGGACACCGGCGCCTATGCGATCGGCCCGGTCGACACCGTTCTGGCCGATCTCGCCGAGGTCGCCGGACGGCCCGGTGACGCCGCCCGGCACCGCACCCTCGCGTACGAGGTGGCCCGTCGCTGCGGCTGCCCACAGTGGATCGAGGCCGCCGAACGTCGCCTCCACCAGCATTCCTAG
- a CDS encoding MMPL family transporter, which translates to MSALLARVGRFAADHPWRVIVTWVALLFVVFGAVAAVGGETRDDYTIEGIPAQLGTDLLTERFPETSGADARVVLHSSDGAVDRGVVSEVSERLRAMPGAAQVTPPRVSGDGSITLIGVFYDIPVTDFTGSEGVDALEAAANPATEQGIHVAFGGQVPENISKPSGIAEAVGITVALVILLFAFGSVVAAGLPIAVALIGVGIGTGLIMLLAGFSTVSTLAPTIATMVGIGVGIDYALLLVTRYVEGLRAGMPAPEAVAAANSTAGVSVVFAGTTVLVSLLGLRLAGLPMFESFGYATFAMVGVVMLTSVTLVPALCALAGPRVLGRASARLRSRPDTGPTLTYRWAVRVSRHPLLWMLAALGLLLLLAAPVLDLRTWPQDAGSQPESNTARQAYDLVHDGFGPGANGPLAVAVDLEQVPASQLSALSTTLGADPGVAGVAPALVNPDGTAALILVEPTTGPSDPESTELLGRIRGELPEGVHVTGLTATFADISDRLSERLWLVIGFVVAVSVVLLTIVFRAPLVAVKAAAMNLLSVAASYGVLVAVFQWGWGAQLLGLPHAVPVSSWVPILLFTILFGLSMDYEVFLLSRVRERWLVTGDPRSSVVEGLASTGRVVTCAAAIMIAVFAGFALDPDVTVKMMGVGLATAVFIDATIVRMVLVPSTMYLLGGANWWLPAWLGPTRPTPPNRDGAVRDGHDAREPRPVTTTAPPPPG; encoded by the coding sequence ATGAGTGCACTACTGGCGCGTGTGGGCCGCTTCGCGGCGGATCACCCGTGGCGAGTGATCGTGACCTGGGTCGCGCTCCTGTTCGTCGTGTTCGGCGCAGTGGCGGCGGTCGGCGGTGAGACCCGCGACGACTACACGATCGAGGGAATCCCGGCGCAGCTGGGCACCGACCTGCTCACCGAACGCTTCCCGGAGACCTCGGGAGCGGATGCCCGCGTCGTCCTACACAGTTCCGACGGAGCGGTGGACCGGGGCGTGGTGAGCGAGGTCTCCGAGCGCCTCCGTGCGATGCCGGGAGCGGCGCAGGTGACGCCACCACGCGTGTCCGGCGACGGCAGCATCACCTTGATCGGCGTGTTCTACGACATCCCGGTCACCGACTTCACGGGCAGCGAGGGAGTCGACGCGCTCGAGGCCGCCGCGAACCCGGCCACCGAGCAGGGAATCCACGTGGCCTTCGGCGGGCAGGTGCCGGAGAACATCTCGAAACCCTCCGGGATCGCCGAGGCGGTGGGCATCACGGTCGCGCTCGTCATCCTCCTGTTCGCATTCGGCTCGGTCGTGGCCGCCGGGCTGCCGATCGCCGTCGCACTGATCGGTGTGGGAATCGGGACCGGGCTGATCATGCTCCTGGCCGGCTTCTCCACGGTGAGCACGCTGGCGCCGACGATCGCCACCATGGTCGGTATCGGCGTCGGGATCGACTACGCCCTGCTGCTGGTCACCCGATATGTCGAAGGGCTGCGAGCCGGAATGCCGGCGCCCGAGGCCGTCGCCGCCGCCAACTCCACCGCCGGGGTGTCGGTGGTGTTCGCGGGAACCACAGTCCTGGTGTCACTGCTCGGGCTCCGCCTGGCGGGACTGCCGATGTTCGAGTCGTTCGGCTACGCCACGTTCGCGATGGTCGGCGTCGTCATGCTCACCTCCGTCACCCTCGTCCCGGCGCTGTGTGCGCTGGCGGGACCGCGAGTTCTGGGCCGGGCGAGTGCCCGGCTGCGCTCACGGCCTGACACGGGCCCGACCCTGACGTACCGGTGGGCCGTCCGAGTCTCCCGTCACCCGCTGCTGTGGATGCTCGCCGCACTCGGACTGCTGCTCCTGCTGGCCGCCCCGGTCCTGGATCTGCGGACGTGGCCCCAGGATGCGGGCAGCCAGCCGGAGTCGAACACCGCACGGCAGGCCTACGACCTGGTGCACGACGGCTTCGGGCCGGGCGCGAACGGGCCGCTGGCCGTCGCGGTGGACCTCGAGCAGGTCCCGGCGTCCCAGCTGAGCGCCCTGTCGACCACTCTCGGCGCCGATCCCGGGGTCGCGGGCGTGGCACCCGCCCTCGTCAACCCGGACGGCACGGCGGCCCTGATCCTCGTCGAGCCCACCACGGGCCCGAGCGATCCGGAGAGCACCGAGTTGCTCGGCCGGATCCGCGGTGAGCTGCCCGAGGGTGTCCACGTCACCGGGCTCACGGCGACGTTCGCCGACATCTCGGACCGCCTCTCCGAGCGGCTGTGGCTGGTGATCGGCTTCGTCGTGGCCGTCTCGGTGGTGCTGTTGACGATCGTGTTCCGGGCCCCGCTGGTGGCGGTGAAGGCGGCGGCGATGAACCTGCTGTCCGTGGCCGCCTCGTACGGCGTTCTCGTCGCGGTGTTCCAATGGGGTTGGGGTGCACAGTTACTCGGGCTCCCCCACGCGGTTCCGGTGTCGAGCTGGGTGCCGATCCTGCTGTTCACGATCCTCTTCGGCCTGTCGATGGACTACGAGGTGTTCCTGCTGTCCCGGGTACGGGAACGGTGGCTCGTCACCGGCGACCCGCGCTCGAGCGTGGTCGAGGGCCTCGCCTCCACCGGCCGGGTCGTCACCTGTGCGGCGGCCATCATGATCGCGGTCTTCGCCGGCTTCGCGCTGGACCCGGACGTGACGGTGAAGATGATGGGTGTCGGTCTCGCGACTGCCGTCTTCATCGACGCCACGATCGTCCGGATGGTGCTGGTGCCGTCGACGATGTACCTGCTGGGCGGCGCCAACTGGTGGCTGCCTGCCTGGCTCGGCCCCACCCGTCCGACCCCACCGAATCGTGACGGGGCGGTACGGGACGGTCACGACGCCCGCGAGCCCCGGCCCGTCACCACCACCGCACCCCCTCCCCCTGGGTGA